One window of Channa argus isolate prfri chromosome 4, Channa argus male v1.0, whole genome shotgun sequence genomic DNA carries:
- the iqch gene encoding IQ motif-containing protein H isoform X6, with the protein MYNARRNEEEMGAVLVKVKDDLKQLKRSLEKITVNERAKILDIQTLDIAIHKTESSIRKHAEDYLTTVTRRLLVLPSIEDVHKTAQIPKWKPPIKSIRDVGPPRKLPSVVSPVKKTKHHRVIAGPVASFQAIEPRGHHNLAKPEQDSGMGLIGLKSRCHKKLKWKSEPGSTCNTTGREFTTPWITKTPPPSTTSKSMDHGGLMQDHNYLPKSPQNLTVQPPFNVIKYPFTIINGRVNPMAVDFYYFKQSYSLSWSRVVFSLEALEKLLRDFAVPLAKVIGERLVELGHNLNIGWRKVPPVISLLSVLENWEEVLDLVLQPGQRYKGEGGTEAAAILIQSCWRRHVARTAYLCHCRRKWAARTIAISWWMHMQMRRVRKALQARRFRQLENYRSRAQHLATNWKHIQSSKRTIIHIPSLGYSQSQRLNLKGFDILQNTQISRLCDIRDGNVEVIYVCPRHLQEDILHYYTSLLKGDGATVEFDTKTTEAPSGIKRFIILTPEALDYFPTQNMCLSTLLKYSPHTLKRIRNLIQGKRAYIVGGVAHVDDLAVADELGVPVLGPEPAVVELYSTKSGGRMIFIGAEVDVPPGRGDTYSLTQLHETLAELIVQNMDVQRWVFKMDSENRGQGTAYCDICHLSCYSWALQEYHHCGPELWNTKWIQESVLLKYLDEIPEWLARYARPYKTSRYPNWACFLKTFLRQGGVVEAYPPSDSITCLRVDLLLEPGGEVTMLSCGDQLHASCQFEAVGSTVPQTSVHPDTLNSICTRVGQACLQRHIIGYVSVDLVTFLNHDTMEQKAGSEIHMSR; encoded by the exons atgtataacGCGCGTAGAAATGAAGAGGAAATGGGAGCGGTTTTAGTGAAG GTTAAAGATGATTTGAAACAACTCAAACGCAGCCTTGAGAAAATCACTGTCAATGAGAGGGCCAAAATACTGGACATTCAAACTTTAGACATTGCCATTCACAAGACAGAGAGCAGCATCAGG AAACATGCTGAGGATTATCTGACAACAGTGACTAGGAGGCTACTGGTTCTTCCAAGCATTGAGGACGTACACAAAACTGCCCAGATTCCTAAATG GAAACCTCCTATCAAGAGCATCCGGGATGTGGGCCCACCAAGGAAACTTCCCTCAGTGGTTTCACCTGTGAAAAAG ACAAAACATCACAGAGTAATCGCTGGTCCTGTGGCAAGTTTTCAAGCTATTGAACCAAGGGGTCACCACAACCTGGCAAAACCTGAACAAGACTCTGGGATGG GTCTGATAGGCTTGAAGTCCAGATGTCATAAGAAGTTGAAATGGAAATCAGAACCTGGATCAACCTGTAACACCACAGGCAGGGAATTCACAACCCCATGGATTACTAAAACACCACCTCCCTCCACAACCTCCAAGAGCATGGACCATGGGGGTCTGATGCAAGACCACAATTATCTTCCTAAAAGCCCTCAG AACCTAACTGTGCAACCTCCTTTTAATGTCATCAAATACCCCTTTACCATCATAAATGGAAGAGTCAACCCAATGGCAGTAGATTTTTATTACTTCAAGCAGAGCTATAGCTTGTCATGGAGCAGGGTAGTATTTTCTCTGGAGGCCCTTGAAAAGCTGCTTAGGGACTTTGCTGTGCCTCTAGCCAAAGTAATTGGGGAACGGTTGGTGGAGCTTGGACATAACTTGAATATTGGCTGGAGAAAGGTTCCTCCAGTAATCAGCCTCCTCTCAGTGCTTGAAAACTGGGAGGAGGTATTGGATCTAGTCTTACAACCAGGTCAGCGCTACAAAGGAGAAGGAGGCACTGAGGCAGCTGCCATCCTCATCCAGTCCTGCTGGAGGCGCCATGTAGCCCGGACAGCCTATCTGTGCCACTGCCGGCGCAAGTGGGCGGCAAGAACCATTGCCATCTCATGGTGGATGCACATGCAGATGCGTCGTGTCAGGAAGGCCCTGCAGGCCCGGCGTTTTAGACAACTAGAGAATTACCGCAGCAGAGCCCAG CATCTGGCAACCAACTGGAAACATATCCAGTCCTCCAAGAGGACCATTATCCACATCCCTTCATTAG GATACTCTCAGAGCCAGCGACTGAACTTGAAGGGATTTGACATTCTACAGAACACCCAAATAAGCCGACTATGTGATATACGAG atggaAATGTAGAGGTGATCTATGTATGTCCTCGACATCTGCAGGAGGACATCTTGCACTATTACACCAGCCTCCTGAAGGGTGATGGAGCCACAGTTGAGTTTGATACTAAAACTACTGAGGCCCCATCAGGCATCAAACGCTTTATTATCCTCACCCCTGAGGCTTTGGATTATTTCCCA ACCCAAAACATGTGCCTGTCTACACTGCTAAAGTACAGTCCACATACCCTGAAGCGCATCAGGAACCTCATCCAGGGGAAGCGGGCCTACATTGTGGGCGGAGTGGCTCATGTGGATGACCTGGCAGTGGCTGATGAGCTGGGAGTACCAGTCTTGGGTCCAGAACCCGCTGTTGTAGAGCTCTACAGCACAAAGTCAGGAGGGAGGATGATCTTTATTGGGGCAGAGGTTGATGTACCCCCTGGTCGAGGTGACACCTACTCACTAACCCAG CTTCATGAAACACTGGCTGAGCTTATTGTTCAAAACATGGATGTGCAGCGCTGGGTCTTTAAAATGGATTCTGAGAATAGGGGCCAGGGTACAGCGTACTGTGATATATGTCATCTTAGCTGCTATAGCTGGGCCCTGCAGGAATATCATCATTGTGGTCCTGAGCTATGGAACACAAAATGGATTCAG GAGTCTGTGCTGCTCAAATATTTAGATGAGATCCCAGAGTGGCTGGCCCGTTACGCCCGGCCTTATAAAACCTCCCGCTATCCCAACTGGGCCTGCTTCCTGAAGACCTTCCTCAGGCAAG GCGGTGTGGTGGAGGCCTACCCCCCTTCAGACAGTATCACCTGTCTGAGAGTAGATCTGCTGCTGGAGCCTGGGGGTGAGGTAACCATGCTGTCCTGTGGAGACCAGCTTCATGCCTCCTGTCAGTTCGAAGCTGTAGGCTCCACTGTTCCTCAGACCTCTGTACACCCAGACACCTTGAACTCCATCTGCACACGTGTGGGTCAGGCTTGTCTGCAACGCCATATCATAGGTTATGTCTCAGTGGACCTGGTTACCTTTCTGAACCACGATACCATGGAGCAGAAG GCTGGATCAGAGATCCATATGAGCAGATAG
- the iqch gene encoding IQ motif-containing protein H isoform X4, translating into MTKHHRVIAGPVASFQAIEPRGHHNLAKPEQDSGMGLIGLKSRCHKKLKWKSEPGSTCNTTGREFTTPWITKTPPPSTTSKSMDHGGLMQDHNYLPKSPQNLTVQPPFNVIKYPFTIINGRVNPMAVDFYYFKQSYSLSWSRVVFSLEALEKLLRDFAVPLAKVIGERLVELGHNLNIGWRKVPPVISLLSVLENWEEVLDLVLQPGQRYKGEGGTEAAAILIQSCWRRHVARTAYLCHCRRKWAARTIAISWWMHMQMRRVRKALQARRFRQLENYRSRAQHLATNWKHIQSSKRTIIHIPSLGYSQSQRLNLKGFDILQNTQISRLCDIRDGNVEVIYVCPRHLQEDILHYYTSLLKGDGATVEFDTKTTEAPSGIKRFIILTPEALDYFPTQNMCLSTLLKYSPHTLKRIRNLIQGKRAYIVGGVAHVDDLAVADELGVPVLGPEPAVVELYSTKSGGRMIFIGAEVDVPPGRGDTYSLTQLHETLAELIVQNMDVQRWVFKMDSENRGQGTAYCDICHLSCYSWALQEYHHCGPELWNTKWIQESVLLKYLDEIPEWLARYARPYKTSRYPNWACFLKTFLRQGGVVEAYPPSDSITCLRVDLLLEPGGEVTMLSCGDQLHASCQFEAVGSTVPQTSVHPDTLNSICTRVGQACLQRHIIGYVSVDLVTFLNHDTMEQKVWAIDLNLAYSDQLAMTQMLLMITGGTLNFRTGCLEVPIPIAEKCCEQQITPKPPVLNCYAVIGIHLFHSNLSMLYHCVFFKMCKAHGIGFDKKCKQGTVFALYDSSDRCSIGMITVSEDLQRALVTFARNLSDIHQEISSSKMQGETNFKGLIKNIEDVLMMITQNKLLAVEDKPA; encoded by the exons ATG ACAAAACATCACAGAGTAATCGCTGGTCCTGTGGCAAGTTTTCAAGCTATTGAACCAAGGGGTCACCACAACCTGGCAAAACCTGAACAAGACTCTGGGATGG GTCTGATAGGCTTGAAGTCCAGATGTCATAAGAAGTTGAAATGGAAATCAGAACCTGGATCAACCTGTAACACCACAGGCAGGGAATTCACAACCCCATGGATTACTAAAACACCACCTCCCTCCACAACCTCCAAGAGCATGGACCATGGGGGTCTGATGCAAGACCACAATTATCTTCCTAAAAGCCCTCAG AACCTAACTGTGCAACCTCCTTTTAATGTCATCAAATACCCCTTTACCATCATAAATGGAAGAGTCAACCCAATGGCAGTAGATTTTTATTACTTCAAGCAGAGCTATAGCTTGTCATGGAGCAGGGTAGTATTTTCTCTGGAGGCCCTTGAAAAGCTGCTTAGGGACTTTGCTGTGCCTCTAGCCAAAGTAATTGGGGAACGGTTGGTGGAGCTTGGACATAACTTGAATATTGGCTGGAGAAAGGTTCCTCCAGTAATCAGCCTCCTCTCAGTGCTTGAAAACTGGGAGGAGGTATTGGATCTAGTCTTACAACCAGGTCAGCGCTACAAAGGAGAAGGAGGCACTGAGGCAGCTGCCATCCTCATCCAGTCCTGCTGGAGGCGCCATGTAGCCCGGACAGCCTATCTGTGCCACTGCCGGCGCAAGTGGGCGGCAAGAACCATTGCCATCTCATGGTGGATGCACATGCAGATGCGTCGTGTCAGGAAGGCCCTGCAGGCCCGGCGTTTTAGACAACTAGAGAATTACCGCAGCAGAGCCCAG CATCTGGCAACCAACTGGAAACATATCCAGTCCTCCAAGAGGACCATTATCCACATCCCTTCATTAG GATACTCTCAGAGCCAGCGACTGAACTTGAAGGGATTTGACATTCTACAGAACACCCAAATAAGCCGACTATGTGATATACGAG atggaAATGTAGAGGTGATCTATGTATGTCCTCGACATCTGCAGGAGGACATCTTGCACTATTACACCAGCCTCCTGAAGGGTGATGGAGCCACAGTTGAGTTTGATACTAAAACTACTGAGGCCCCATCAGGCATCAAACGCTTTATTATCCTCACCCCTGAGGCTTTGGATTATTTCCCA ACCCAAAACATGTGCCTGTCTACACTGCTAAAGTACAGTCCACATACCCTGAAGCGCATCAGGAACCTCATCCAGGGGAAGCGGGCCTACATTGTGGGCGGAGTGGCTCATGTGGATGACCTGGCAGTGGCTGATGAGCTGGGAGTACCAGTCTTGGGTCCAGAACCCGCTGTTGTAGAGCTCTACAGCACAAAGTCAGGAGGGAGGATGATCTTTATTGGGGCAGAGGTTGATGTACCCCCTGGTCGAGGTGACACCTACTCACTAACCCAG CTTCATGAAACACTGGCTGAGCTTATTGTTCAAAACATGGATGTGCAGCGCTGGGTCTTTAAAATGGATTCTGAGAATAGGGGCCAGGGTACAGCGTACTGTGATATATGTCATCTTAGCTGCTATAGCTGGGCCCTGCAGGAATATCATCATTGTGGTCCTGAGCTATGGAACACAAAATGGATTCAG GAGTCTGTGCTGCTCAAATATTTAGATGAGATCCCAGAGTGGCTGGCCCGTTACGCCCGGCCTTATAAAACCTCCCGCTATCCCAACTGGGCCTGCTTCCTGAAGACCTTCCTCAGGCAAG GCGGTGTGGTGGAGGCCTACCCCCCTTCAGACAGTATCACCTGTCTGAGAGTAGATCTGCTGCTGGAGCCTGGGGGTGAGGTAACCATGCTGTCCTGTGGAGACCAGCTTCATGCCTCCTGTCAGTTCGAAGCTGTAGGCTCCACTGTTCCTCAGACCTCTGTACACCCAGACACCTTGAACTCCATCTGCACACGTGTGGGTCAGGCTTGTCTGCAACGCCATATCATAGGTTATGTCTCAGTGGACCTGGTTACCTTTCTGAACCACGATACCATGGAGCAGAAG gtgTGGGCTATTGATCTGAACCTTGCATACAGTGACCAGCTGGCCATGACCCAGATGCTTCTAATGATAACTGGAGGAACACTAAATTTCCGCACAGGCTGTTTAGAAGTGCCAATACCGATCGCAGAGAAATGCTGTGAACAACAGATTACTCCCAAA cctCCTGTGCTTAATTGCTATGCAGTTATTGGGATCCACTTGTTTCACTCTAACCTTTCCATGTTGTACCATTGCGTGTTTTTCAAGATGTGCAAGGCTCATGGAATAGGATTtgacaaaaag TGCAAGCAAGGCACAGTTTTTGCCCTTTATGACAGCAGTGACCGATGCAGTATTGGAATGAT AACAGTCTCAGAGGATCTCCAGAGAGCTCTAGTGACCTTTGCTCGAAATCTGTCAGACATTCATCAGGAGATATCATCCTCTAAAATGCAAGGAGAAACTAATTTCAAG gGGCTGATCAAGAACATAGAAGATGTACTGATGATGATTACTCAGAACAAGCTGCTAGCAGTAGAAGACAAACCTGCTTAG
- the iqch gene encoding IQ motif-containing protein H isoform X5, whose protein sequence is MYNARRNEEEMGAVLVKVKDDLKQLKRSLEKITVNERAKILDIQTLDIAIHKTESSIRKHAEDYLTTVTRRLLVLPSIEDVHKTAQIPKWKPPIKSIRDVGPPRKLPSVVSPVKKTKHHRVIAGPVASFQAIEPRGHHNLAKPEQDSGMGLIGLKSRCHKKLKWKSEPGSTCNTTGREFTTPWITKTPPPSTTSKSMDHGGLMQDHNYLPKSPQNLTVQPPFNVIKYPFTIINGRVNPMAVDFYYFKQSYSLSWSRVVFSLEALEKLLRDFAVPLAKVIGERLVELGHNLNIGWRKVPPVISLLSVLENWEEVLDLVLQPGQRYKGEGGTEAAAILIQSCWRRHVARTAYLCHCRRKWAARTIAISWWMHMQMRRVRKALQARRFRQLENYRSRAQHLATNWKHIQSSKRTIIHIPSLGYSQSQRLNLKGFDILQNTQISRLCDIRDGNVEVIYVCPRHLQEDILHYYTSLLKGDGATVEFDTKTTEAPSGIKRFIILTPEALDYFPTQNMCLSTLLKYSPHTLKRIRNLIQGKRAYIVGGVAHVDDLAVADELGVPVLGPEPAVVELYSTKSGGRMIFIGAEVDVPPGRGDTYSLTQLHETLAELIVQNMDVQRWVFKMDSENRGQGTAYCDICHLSCYSWALQEYHHCGPELWNTKWIQVWAIDLNLAYSDQLAMTQMLLMITGGTLNFRTGCLEVPIPIAEKCCEQQITPKPPVLNCYAVIGIHLFHSNLSMLYHCVFFKMCKAHGIGFDKKCKQGTVFALYDSSDRCSIGMITVSEDLQRALVTFARNLSDIHQEISSSKMQGETNFKGLIKNIEDVLMMITQNKLLAVEDKPA, encoded by the exons atgtataacGCGCGTAGAAATGAAGAGGAAATGGGAGCGGTTTTAGTGAAG GTTAAAGATGATTTGAAACAACTCAAACGCAGCCTTGAGAAAATCACTGTCAATGAGAGGGCCAAAATACTGGACATTCAAACTTTAGACATTGCCATTCACAAGACAGAGAGCAGCATCAGG AAACATGCTGAGGATTATCTGACAACAGTGACTAGGAGGCTACTGGTTCTTCCAAGCATTGAGGACGTACACAAAACTGCCCAGATTCCTAAATG GAAACCTCCTATCAAGAGCATCCGGGATGTGGGCCCACCAAGGAAACTTCCCTCAGTGGTTTCACCTGTGAAAAAG ACAAAACATCACAGAGTAATCGCTGGTCCTGTGGCAAGTTTTCAAGCTATTGAACCAAGGGGTCACCACAACCTGGCAAAACCTGAACAAGACTCTGGGATGG GTCTGATAGGCTTGAAGTCCAGATGTCATAAGAAGTTGAAATGGAAATCAGAACCTGGATCAACCTGTAACACCACAGGCAGGGAATTCACAACCCCATGGATTACTAAAACACCACCTCCCTCCACAACCTCCAAGAGCATGGACCATGGGGGTCTGATGCAAGACCACAATTATCTTCCTAAAAGCCCTCAG AACCTAACTGTGCAACCTCCTTTTAATGTCATCAAATACCCCTTTACCATCATAAATGGAAGAGTCAACCCAATGGCAGTAGATTTTTATTACTTCAAGCAGAGCTATAGCTTGTCATGGAGCAGGGTAGTATTTTCTCTGGAGGCCCTTGAAAAGCTGCTTAGGGACTTTGCTGTGCCTCTAGCCAAAGTAATTGGGGAACGGTTGGTGGAGCTTGGACATAACTTGAATATTGGCTGGAGAAAGGTTCCTCCAGTAATCAGCCTCCTCTCAGTGCTTGAAAACTGGGAGGAGGTATTGGATCTAGTCTTACAACCAGGTCAGCGCTACAAAGGAGAAGGAGGCACTGAGGCAGCTGCCATCCTCATCCAGTCCTGCTGGAGGCGCCATGTAGCCCGGACAGCCTATCTGTGCCACTGCCGGCGCAAGTGGGCGGCAAGAACCATTGCCATCTCATGGTGGATGCACATGCAGATGCGTCGTGTCAGGAAGGCCCTGCAGGCCCGGCGTTTTAGACAACTAGAGAATTACCGCAGCAGAGCCCAG CATCTGGCAACCAACTGGAAACATATCCAGTCCTCCAAGAGGACCATTATCCACATCCCTTCATTAG GATACTCTCAGAGCCAGCGACTGAACTTGAAGGGATTTGACATTCTACAGAACACCCAAATAAGCCGACTATGTGATATACGAG atggaAATGTAGAGGTGATCTATGTATGTCCTCGACATCTGCAGGAGGACATCTTGCACTATTACACCAGCCTCCTGAAGGGTGATGGAGCCACAGTTGAGTTTGATACTAAAACTACTGAGGCCCCATCAGGCATCAAACGCTTTATTATCCTCACCCCTGAGGCTTTGGATTATTTCCCA ACCCAAAACATGTGCCTGTCTACACTGCTAAAGTACAGTCCACATACCCTGAAGCGCATCAGGAACCTCATCCAGGGGAAGCGGGCCTACATTGTGGGCGGAGTGGCTCATGTGGATGACCTGGCAGTGGCTGATGAGCTGGGAGTACCAGTCTTGGGTCCAGAACCCGCTGTTGTAGAGCTCTACAGCACAAAGTCAGGAGGGAGGATGATCTTTATTGGGGCAGAGGTTGATGTACCCCCTGGTCGAGGTGACACCTACTCACTAACCCAG CTTCATGAAACACTGGCTGAGCTTATTGTTCAAAACATGGATGTGCAGCGCTGGGTCTTTAAAATGGATTCTGAGAATAGGGGCCAGGGTACAGCGTACTGTGATATATGTCATCTTAGCTGCTATAGCTGGGCCCTGCAGGAATATCATCATTGTGGTCCTGAGCTATGGAACACAAAATGGATTCAG gtgTGGGCTATTGATCTGAACCTTGCATACAGTGACCAGCTGGCCATGACCCAGATGCTTCTAATGATAACTGGAGGAACACTAAATTTCCGCACAGGCTGTTTAGAAGTGCCAATACCGATCGCAGAGAAATGCTGTGAACAACAGATTACTCCCAAA cctCCTGTGCTTAATTGCTATGCAGTTATTGGGATCCACTTGTTTCACTCTAACCTTTCCATGTTGTACCATTGCGTGTTTTTCAAGATGTGCAAGGCTCATGGAATAGGATTtgacaaaaag TGCAAGCAAGGCACAGTTTTTGCCCTTTATGACAGCAGTGACCGATGCAGTATTGGAATGAT AACAGTCTCAGAGGATCTCCAGAGAGCTCTAGTGACCTTTGCTCGAAATCTGTCAGACATTCATCAGGAGATATCATCCTCTAAAATGCAAGGAGAAACTAATTTCAAG gGGCTGATCAAGAACATAGAAGATGTACTGATGATGATTACTCAGAACAAGCTGCTAGCAGTAGAAGACAAACCTGCTTAG